One window of Staphylococcus chromogenes genomic DNA carries:
- a CDS encoding PH domain-containing protein, protein MYNPQKLHPISYISGLIEAIKQNIILVIIFVFFQMRQFDWSNPWSYLSPGIFTAIFLISFIANLLRVYKTRYWIEGQYFIMTSGVFNLERKELHIRRIQSMDTTQSMVNRLFGGVNLQIRTPSDGIELNTITREQSEYIREAVEKIKTTLTNGNNENEDEAGAPTKDTESVQEMLYDLSPKNLLLMSMTSGAILVAFVTLAPIVSALQNIINWSWLFGSVDQIIKNQVMATFLSFIVILLFCYIFGVLLTIIKYYGYKLRRKGDYLHIQYGLLNIRHITVPITRVQAVVENRSFLRTLFGYTSFSFIITSDQNLKNEDYTNGKVMILPFIKKNEAQLIITDLVPHIMFHQIKTGLPWRGFHRRFWIISVALLIVAACVHYFYSAWVWLPVLLVIAYLVMHSFLAIKHAGAAIKGEQIGVKQLTLFGFQTTYLSREKVIGYRESAHPLMLRGELSHFYFFVAKGMTYEAIGLRFEDIKNVSSYREWYLKEETL, encoded by the coding sequence ATGTATAACCCTCAGAAATTACATCCGATTTCCTATATTTCAGGCTTAATTGAAGCAATTAAACAAAATATCATTTTAGTTATTATTTTTGTGTTTTTCCAAATGCGCCAATTCGATTGGTCTAATCCATGGAGTTATCTCTCTCCAGGAATTTTTACAGCGATCTTTCTCATCAGTTTTATAGCAAATCTTCTACGGGTCTATAAAACACGGTACTGGATTGAAGGTCAATATTTTATTATGACTTCCGGTGTTTTTAACTTAGAAAGGAAAGAATTGCATATTCGTCGCATCCAATCGATGGACACGACGCAGTCGATGGTTAACCGTTTATTTGGGGGTGTCAATTTACAAATCCGTACGCCAAGTGATGGCATTGAATTAAACACCATTACGCGCGAACAAAGTGAATATATTCGGGAAGCTGTAGAAAAAATAAAAACGACACTTACGAATGGAAATAATGAGAATGAAGACGAAGCGGGCGCTCCAACAAAAGATACAGAATCAGTACAAGAAATGTTATACGATTTGTCTCCTAAAAATTTATTGTTAATGTCGATGACAAGTGGTGCAATACTTGTAGCCTTCGTAACACTTGCGCCGATTGTTAGCGCGCTTCAAAATATTATTAATTGGTCATGGTTGTTTGGGAGCGTCGACCAGATTATCAAAAATCAAGTTATGGCTACTTTTCTGTCGTTTATCGTGATTTTATTGTTCTGTTACATCTTTGGTGTGCTACTCACAATTATTAAATATTACGGCTATAAGTTACGTCGAAAAGGGGATTATTTACATATACAATATGGTTTATTAAATATTCGACATATTACAGTGCCTATAACGAGAGTGCAAGCCGTGGTGGAAAATCGTTCCTTTTTACGTACATTATTTGGCTATACCTCATTTTCATTCATCATTACGAGCGATCAAAATCTTAAAAATGAGGATTATACGAATGGGAAAGTGATGATTTTACCATTTATAAAGAAAAATGAAGCTCAGCTGATTATCACAGACCTTGTGCCTCATATCATGTTTCACCAAATTAAGACAGGATTACCTTGGCGCGGTTTTCATCGACGATTTTGGATCATAAGTGTGGCCTTGCTTATCGTTGCAGCTTGTGTGCATTATTTTTATAGTGCATGGGTTTGGCTGCCCGTTCTTTTAGTGATTGCATACTTAGTGATGCATAGTTTTCTTGCCATAAAACATGCGGGAGCAGCGATAAAAGGCGAGCAAATCGGTGTGAAGCAGTTAACCCTCTTTGGTTTTCAAACAACCTATTTAAGCCGAGAAAAAGTCATTGGTTATCGTGAGTCGGCTCATCCCCTTATGTTGCGGGGAGAACTCAGTCATTTTTATTTTTTTGTGGCTAAAGGAATGACTTATGAAGCGATAGGTCTTCGTTTTGAGGATATTAAAAATGTATCCTCTTATCGTGAATGGTATTTGAAGGAGGAGACGTTATGA
- the alr gene encoding alanine racemase, translating to MSEKYYRATELTIDLEAITNNYHALSRLQPNKLIMPVVKANAYGLGSIQIATHLRQLGAEFFCVATLDEAIELRMHGIKEKILILSSVPPHAINKAIQHRVAIGVPSKEWLEAAISNIDDDAEKIAWVHIKLDTGMNRLGIKDEATYHEVIEMIEQHPNLEFEGVFSHFSSADEDNDTSKKQYERFKTLVESTYRPKYIHIQNSAGALRFDPSICNAFRPGISLFGYFPSEFIEEKATAQLSPSVEWTTGITQVKHLEAGESIGYGETFTANEPMTIALLPVGYADGFLRNMQGGYVKLNEYQCEIVGRVSMDQVAIRVPNQARIGDVVTLIEAKANTPQSVEALAQQQNTINYEVLCNISRRVARVYKYQQLSEISNELLK from the coding sequence ATGTCAGAAAAATATTATCGTGCAACCGAACTTACAATCGATTTAGAGGCGATTACAAATAATTACCACGCATTATCACGCTTACAACCGAATAAGTTAATCATGCCAGTCGTGAAAGCGAATGCTTATGGGCTCGGAAGCATTCAGATTGCAACACATTTAAGGCAATTAGGTGCTGAATTTTTTTGCGTGGCCACACTTGATGAAGCCATCGAACTTCGAATGCATGGTATCAAAGAAAAAATACTTATTTTATCGAGCGTTCCCCCTCATGCAATCAATAAAGCAATTCAACATCGTGTGGCGATAGGTGTTCCCTCAAAAGAATGGCTTGAAGCAGCCATTTCAAACATTGATGACGACGCAGAAAAAATAGCATGGGTACACATCAAATTAGACACGGGGATGAATCGTTTAGGTATTAAAGACGAAGCAACATATCATGAAGTTATAGAAATGATTGAACAGCATCCGAACCTCGAATTTGAAGGTGTTTTTTCTCATTTTTCTTCAGCTGATGAAGATAATGACACTTCAAAAAAACAATATGAACGATTTAAAACGCTCGTAGAAAGTACATACCGCCCTAAATATATTCATATTCAAAATTCAGCTGGGGCACTACGTTTTGATCCATCGATTTGTAATGCTTTTCGACCTGGGATTTCATTATTTGGGTATTTTCCTTCTGAATTTATTGAAGAAAAAGCGACTGCACAGCTTTCGCCTTCAGTAGAATGGACGACGGGAATTACACAAGTTAAACATCTAGAAGCCGGTGAATCTATAGGATACGGAGAAACATTTACTGCGAATGAACCGATGACCATCGCATTATTACCTGTAGGCTATGCAGATGGCTTTTTACGTAATATGCAAGGGGGTTATGTAAAATTAAATGAATATCAATGTGAAATCGTCGGGCGTGTGAGCATGGACCAAGTAGCGATACGTGTCCCAAATCAAGCACGTATTGGTGACGTAGTAACATTGATAGAAGCAAAGGCAAACACACCTCAATCTGTCGAAGCCTTAGCGCAACAACAAAATACGATTAATTATGAAGTTTTATGCAATATTAGTCGACGCGTGGCTAGAGTTTACAAATATCAACAATTGAGTGAAATATCCAACGAATTATTAAAATAG
- a CDS encoding PH domain-containing protein — protein sequence MLNRMEKGPKQYKTYLIQNQIIQLCIDGCFIGLVLYGMHFFDVAKGWRFALYGLLVIDIILRLIRPYLIYSFYAYQIVNDTIVIQRGIWFRKYEAVKIERIQFLESHFNPLSRYHHLSQIKVVTAGHEIVLPYLNHQQSEKIERYCLARLERGEADV from the coding sequence ATGCTTAATCGGATGGAAAAAGGGCCTAAACAATACAAAACATATTTAATTCAAAATCAGATAATACAACTTTGTATCGATGGATGTTTTATAGGCTTAGTGTTATATGGAATGCATTTTTTTGACGTTGCCAAAGGGTGGCGATTTGCATTGTATGGTTTACTTGTTATAGATATTATCTTACGTTTAATACGTCCTTATCTGATATATTCGTTTTACGCTTACCAAATTGTTAACGATACAATCGTGATACAGCGAGGAATATGGTTTCGAAAATATGAAGCGGTAAAAATTGAACGTATTCAGTTCTTAGAATCGCATTTCAATCCTTTATCTCGATATCATCATTTATCACAAATAAAAGTTGTGACAGCCGGACACGAAATAGTATTACCATACTTAAATCATCAGCAGTCTGAAAAAATTGAAAGGTATTGTTTGGCACGCTTAGAAAGAGGTGAAGCAGATGTATAA
- the mazE gene encoding type II toxin-antitoxin system antitoxin MazE: protein MSAFNQTRVKSLEQSLKEGYVQMADLNLSLATEAYFVECEACDCNESHLLSNHKDD, encoded by the coding sequence ATGTCAGCATTCAATCAAACAAGAGTGAAAAGTTTAGAGCAATCTTTGAAAGAGGGGTATGTTCAGATGGCAGATTTAAATCTCTCCCTAGCAACAGAAGCATACTTTGTCGAATGTGAAGCATGTGATTGCAACGAATCACACTTACTTTCTAACCACAAGGATGACTAA
- the acpS gene encoding holo-ACP synthase yields the protein MIYGIGIDLVEIARIKHVLERQARFPERILSVKELEKFHTFKSEQRKLEFLAGRFACKEALSKALGTGLGRELAFKDIHCDNDAQGKPVIEFKDYKIHVSISHTEHYATSQVVIEY from the coding sequence ATGATTTATGGTATTGGAATAGATTTAGTAGAGATTGCTCGTATCAAGCATGTATTAGAGCGACAAGCGCGTTTTCCTGAACGTATTCTCTCAGTCAAAGAACTCGAAAAATTTCATACATTCAAAAGTGAACAACGTAAACTTGAATTTTTAGCGGGAAGGTTTGCTTGTAAAGAGGCGTTGAGTAAGGCTTTAGGGACTGGACTCGGGAGAGAGCTCGCATTTAAAGATATTCATTGTGACAATGATGCACAAGGAAAACCTGTGATTGAGTTTAAAGATTATAAAATTCACGTCTCCATTTCTCATACGGAACATTATGCGACAAGTCAGGTCGTGATTGAGTATTAA
- a CDS encoding PH domain-containing protein codes for MNRMHQDGLKVLRIKGIIYSLILILIFIGEMVAAYFFEWPNQMTLGIISVVLIVLIPLVFVFLIPKYRYAHFKYQYDTYGVFIQNGICFIKQYRVPLYRVQNIEIEEGWLMRRFHLANIELSTAGGNVSIELIHKTQAQKLNVFVKQHGMMETYDASEENENPNDENEAKI; via the coding sequence ATGAATAGGATGCATCAAGATGGACTCAAAGTTTTACGTATAAAAGGAATCATATATTCACTCATCCTCATCCTCATATTTATAGGTGAAATGGTTGCTGCCTATTTTTTTGAATGGCCTAATCAAATGACTTTAGGAATCATCAGTGTCGTTTTAATTGTTCTGATACCTTTAGTATTTGTATTTCTTATACCTAAATATCGATATGCTCATTTTAAATACCAGTATGATACGTACGGCGTCTTTATTCAAAATGGAATATGCTTTATTAAGCAATATCGTGTACCTTTATACCGTGTTCAAAATATAGAAATTGAAGAAGGCTGGTTGATGCGGCGCTTTCATCTTGCAAACATCGAACTTTCCACAGCAGGAGGTAATGTGTCTATCGAATTAATTCATAAAACTCAAGCGCAAAAATTAAACGTTTTTGTCAAACAACATGGTATGATGGAAACGTATGATGCGTCTGAAGAAAATGAAAATCCTAATGATGAAAATGAGGCCAAAATATGA